A genomic stretch from Candidatus Rokuibacteriota bacterium includes:
- a CDS encoding SDR family NAD(P)-dependent oxidoreductase — MTGLVAIVTGGTGALGQSVVLRFLQDGASVAVPWLVPEEWAGLQGRVEKGQLGRLYGARVDVVTNQGALAAFVTDVLARHKGLDVLVNTVGGFAGGDLASTSLAEWRRMIDLNLTSAVIACRAVLPAMRAARRGRIVNVSSRAVVPPAGGFIAYTVGKSAVIALTQALAQEERPHGIAVNAVLPSTMDTPANRHAMPDADRSGWVSTEAVADVIAYLASSSAGAVSGACIPV, encoded by the coding sequence GTGACCGGACTCGTCGCCATCGTCACCGGCGGCACGGGAGCCCTCGGGCAGTCCGTGGTGCTCCGCTTCCTCCAGGACGGCGCCTCGGTCGCGGTGCCGTGGCTGGTGCCGGAGGAGTGGGCGGGTCTCCAGGGGCGCGTGGAGAAGGGACAGCTCGGCCGCCTGTACGGCGCCCGGGTGGATGTCGTGACCAACCAGGGCGCGCTCGCCGCGTTCGTCACCGACGTCCTCGCCCGCCACAAGGGGCTCGACGTGCTGGTCAACACGGTGGGCGGCTTCGCGGGCGGCGATCTCGCCTCGACCTCGCTCGCCGAGTGGCGCCGCATGATCGACCTCAACCTGACCTCGGCCGTCATCGCCTGCCGCGCCGTCCTGCCCGCCATGCGGGCCGCGCGCCGCGGCCGCATCGTCAACGTGTCCTCGCGCGCCGTGGTGCCGCCGGCCGGCGGCTTCATCGCCTACACCGTCGGCAAGAGCGCCGTGATCGCGCTCACTCAGGCGCTGGCGCAGGAGGAGCGGCCGCACGGCATCGCGGTCAACGCGGTGCTGCCGAGCACCATGGATACGCCTGCGAATCGCCACGCCATGCCCGACGCCGACCGCTCGGGATGGGTCAGCACGGAGGCGGTCGCCGATGTGATCGCCTACCTCGCCTCTTCGAGCGCGGGCGCGGTCTCCGGCGCCTGCATCCCGGTCTGA
- a CDS encoding branched-chain amino acid ABC transporter permease: MPDLSFVFAQALSGLTAAMFLFLIASGLSLIFGVLRVLNFAHGSFYMLGAYGAYQFVHWLGTGPGRFWWAVLLSALGVAVLGGLVERFLFQRLYGKEELYQLLFTYALVLILSDAAKILWGTQQKSVSRPPGLTGALSLFGATIPYYNLFIILLGPAIALGFWFALQRTRAGRFIRAAALDRETLGALGVNVNALYTGVFVLGSFLGGLGGALITPMRSVVPGMDTEVIVEAFVVVVIGGLGSFWGTFLGALIYGQVLSFGILFFPRFSIFSIFALMAAVLIIRPWGLLGKPLK; the protein is encoded by the coding sequence GTGCCCGATCTTTCCTTCGTCTTCGCGCAGGCGCTGAGCGGCCTCACAGCCGCGATGTTCCTCTTCCTCATCGCCTCGGGACTGTCGCTCATCTTCGGCGTGTTGCGGGTGCTCAACTTCGCGCACGGTTCCTTCTACATGCTCGGGGCCTACGGTGCCTACCAGTTCGTCCATTGGCTCGGCACGGGTCCGGGGCGCTTCTGGTGGGCCGTGCTCCTTTCGGCTCTCGGCGTGGCTGTCCTCGGGGGGCTCGTCGAGCGCTTCCTCTTCCAGCGCCTCTACGGCAAGGAGGAGCTCTACCAACTGCTCTTCACGTACGCGCTCGTGCTCATCCTGAGCGACGCAGCCAAGATCCTCTGGGGCACGCAGCAGAAGTCCGTCAGCCGGCCGCCGGGCCTGACTGGCGCGCTCTCGCTCTTCGGGGCGACCATCCCGTACTACAACCTGTTCATCATTCTCCTCGGCCCGGCCATCGCACTCGGGTTCTGGTTCGCGCTCCAGCGCACGCGCGCCGGCCGCTTCATCCGCGCCGCCGCGCTCGACCGCGAGACGCTGGGCGCTCTCGGCGTGAACGTCAACGCGCTCTACACGGGGGTGTTCGTGCTCGGATCGTTCCTCGGCGGGCTGGGCGGCGCGCTGATCACGCCGATGCGCTCGGTCGTGCCCGGGATGGACACGGAGGTCATCGTCGAAGCCTTCGTGGTCGTAGTCATCGGCGGGCTCGGCTCTTTCTGGGGCACCTTCCTCGGGGCGCTCATCTACGGCCAAGTGCTCTCCTTCGGCATTCTCTTCTTCCCGCGCTTCTCCATCTTCTCCATCTTCGCCCTGATGGCCGCCGTGCTGATCATTCGCCCCTGGGGCCTGCTCGGAAAGCCGCTGAAATGA
- a CDS encoding PD-(D/E)XK nuclease family protein — MADLVNEFSWSRTRDNVFKECRRRYFYQYYGAWGGWEADADPLVRRLYVLKRLGTRQMWAGRLVHETVERALLAMRDGHALSEAALIEDTVRQMRLEWRGSKDGVYREHPKRTGLFEHEYGVPIRDSEWQALRDHIVRCLRNFHRLPLLEDIKRTPTERWAFIEDIGSFPFEGTRLFSAPDFGYWNAADRLQLVDWKTGGNGAGAGIQLGGYALYALEVMRVELSRVDLLEVNLREGKVTAHPWDEASLDRVREHIRLSVRAMKAYLKDPERNLAEEANFEKAEELRICRWCNFRAVCKPELPPFTAENPPLPSGERAAVRAEPPPRRAAGSESGEARAE; from the coding sequence GTGGCCGACCTCGTCAACGAGTTTTCCTGGTCCCGCACGCGCGACAATGTCTTCAAGGAGTGCCGGCGGCGCTACTTCTACCAGTACTACGGCGCCTGGGGCGGCTGGGAGGCCGACGCCGACCCGCTCGTGCGCCGGCTCTACGTGCTCAAGCGGCTGGGCACGCGGCAGATGTGGGCGGGGCGCCTCGTGCACGAGACGGTGGAGCGGGCGCTGCTCGCCATGCGCGACGGCCACGCCCTATCGGAGGCGGCGCTCATCGAGGACACCGTGCGGCAGATGCGCCTCGAGTGGCGCGGTTCGAAGGACGGCGTGTACCGTGAGCACCCCAAGCGGACGGGCCTTTTCGAGCACGAGTACGGCGTCCCCATCCGCGACTCGGAGTGGCAGGCTCTCCGCGACCACATCGTCCGCTGCCTGCGGAACTTCCACCGGCTGCCGCTGTTGGAGGATATCAAGCGGACGCCGACCGAGCGCTGGGCTTTCATCGAGGACATCGGCTCCTTTCCCTTCGAGGGCACGCGCCTGTTCTCGGCGCCGGACTTCGGCTACTGGAACGCCGCCGACCGCCTCCAGCTCGTGGACTGGAAGACGGGAGGCAACGGCGCGGGCGCCGGCATCCAGCTCGGCGGCTACGCGCTATACGCTCTCGAGGTGATGCGCGTCGAGCTGTCGCGCGTGGACCTGCTCGAGGTCAACCTCCGCGAGGGCAAGGTTACCGCGCACCCGTGGGACGAAGCCAGTCTCGACCGCGTCCGCGAGCACATCCGTCTCTCCGTGCGCGCGATGAAGGCCTACCTCAAGGATCCCGAGCGCAATCTCGCCGAAGAGGCCAACTTCGAGAAGGCCGAGGAGCTGCGCATCTGCCGGTGGTGCAACTTCCGCGCGGTCTGCAAGCCGGAGCTGCCACCGTTCACGGCTGAGAACCCCCCTCTCCCCTCTGGGGAGAGGGCCGCAGTTCGAGCTGAGCCGCCGCCCCGCCGAGCCGCAGGCTCGGAGAGCGGCGAGGCGAGGGCTGAGTAG
- a CDS encoding 4-oxalocrotonate tautomerase family protein: MPFVNIRIYEGWGKERKDEIAKRVTGAITDVTGLPKEAVWVVIEEVNPHDWYAAGKPGEPIKK; encoded by the coding sequence ATGCCATTCGTGAACATCCGCATCTATGAAGGCTGGGGCAAGGAGCGGAAGGACGAGATTGCGAAGCGCGTGACCGGCGCGATCACCGACGTCACCGGCCTGCCGAAGGAGGCCGTGTGGGTCGTGATCGAGGAGGTCAATCCGCACGACTGGTACGCGGCGGGCAAGCCCGGGGAGCCGATCAAGAAGTGA
- a CDS encoding ABC transporter substrate-binding protein, with protein sequence MIRALTLLLAAMLALPIAAEAQKPIKVGYPMILSGSGALFGEPALKGAQMYVEEINAKGGVLGRKIELIPRDTKGDANEAVRVSRELILKENVDFLVGTLTSAEGPAVSVVAKENKIVFIANIPKTDQLTAPDKLHPYVFRTSANTTMEGRSAAEFVAKWPVTRIATISPDYAYGQDVTKSFVEHIKKLKPSVQIVDQQWPKLGEADYTPFINAQLAKKPEAVFSSLWGGHFVTFVKQARPLGYFEAIKLNFIGVGEAGSPETTKALGAEYPVGITANTYDAFYWTEGPPAQREYNARLSKYLKDEYPNSWAIQGYMGIHVLAEAIKKAGSTDSDKVSKALLGLTVDTPHGKMTIREKDHQATRGLLYGQVVKDAKYPFPILKPIIYVDPARFMD encoded by the coding sequence ATGATTCGTGCACTCACGCTGCTGCTGGCCGCGATGCTGGCCCTGCCCATCGCGGCCGAAGCCCAGAAACCGATCAAGGTCGGCTACCCCATGATCCTGTCGGGCTCGGGCGCTCTCTTCGGTGAGCCGGCCCTCAAGGGCGCCCAGATGTACGTCGAGGAGATCAACGCCAAGGGCGGCGTGCTGGGCCGGAAGATCGAGCTGATCCCGCGCGACACCAAGGGCGACGCCAACGAGGCCGTGCGCGTGTCGCGCGAGCTCATCCTGAAGGAGAACGTCGACTTCCTCGTGGGCACGCTCACCTCGGCCGAGGGTCCGGCGGTCTCCGTAGTGGCCAAAGAAAACAAGATCGTTTTCATCGCCAACATCCCGAAGACCGATCAGCTCACCGCCCCGGACAAGCTTCACCCCTACGTGTTCCGCACCTCGGCAAACACCACCATGGAAGGGCGCAGCGCGGCCGAGTTCGTGGCCAAGTGGCCGGTGACCAGGATAGCAACCATCAGCCCAGACTACGCCTACGGCCAAGACGTCACCAAATCGTTCGTCGAACACATCAAGAAGCTCAAGCCCAGCGTGCAGATCGTGGATCAGCAGTGGCCGAAGCTCGGTGAGGCGGACTACACGCCCTTCATCAACGCGCAGCTCGCCAAGAAGCCCGAAGCCGTGTTCTCGTCGCTCTGGGGCGGGCACTTCGTCACATTCGTCAAGCAGGCCAGGCCGCTCGGGTACTTCGAGGCCATCAAGCTCAATTTCATCGGCGTGGGCGAGGCCGGCTCGCCGGAGACAACCAAGGCGCTGGGCGCAGAGTATCCGGTGGGGATCACAGCGAACACTTACGATGCCTTCTACTGGACGGAGGGGCCGCCCGCGCAAAGAGAGTACAACGCGCGACTGAGCAAGTACCTCAAGGATGAGTACCCGAACTCCTGGGCCATCCAGGGGTACATGGGCATCCATGTCCTCGCCGAGGCCATAAAGAAGGCTGGCAGCACCGATTCGGACAAGGTGTCCAAGGCGCTGCTCGGCCTCACGGTCGACACGCCGCATGGCAAGATGACGATCCGCGAGAAGGACCACCAGGCTACCCGTGGCCTTCTGTACGGCCAGGTGGTCAAGGATGCCAAATATCCGTTCCCCATCCTGAAACCGATCATCTACGTGGACCCAGCCAGGTTCATGGACTAA
- a CDS encoding HAD family hydrolase, producing MKALLVDLDDTLLDYSGGVDECWSAACETVTGPAGVDTAALIDAVRKARRWFWDDPERHRAERVDMPGAWRKIVEHGLERMGAPNAPLAAAVAEDFAVRRWTVMRLFPGVAEALGRLRDDGVAMALVTNGDKSQQRRKIERYDLARYFDAILIEGEFGAGKPEEIVYRHVLERLGVPAREAWMVGDNIEWDVAAPQRLGLRGVWVDREGMGLAAAGGVRPHRIIREFPELADPTHSP from the coding sequence ATGAAGGCCCTCCTCGTGGATCTGGACGATACCCTGCTCGACTACTCGGGCGGCGTGGACGAGTGCTGGAGCGCGGCCTGCGAGACCGTCACCGGTCCCGCGGGAGTCGACACGGCGGCGCTCATCGACGCCGTGCGGAAGGCCCGGCGCTGGTTCTGGGACGATCCCGAGCGCCATAGGGCCGAGCGCGTGGACATGCCGGGCGCCTGGCGCAAGATCGTGGAGCACGGCCTCGAGCGGATGGGCGCCCCGAACGCGCCGCTCGCCGCCGCCGTCGCCGAAGACTTCGCCGTCCGCCGCTGGACCGTGATGCGCCTCTTCCCGGGCGTCGCCGAGGCGCTCGGGCGGCTTCGCGACGACGGCGTGGCCATGGCCCTCGTCACCAACGGCGATAAGAGCCAGCAGCGCCGGAAGATCGAGCGCTACGACCTTGCCCGCTACTTCGACGCCATCCTGATCGAAGGCGAGTTCGGCGCCGGCAAGCCCGAGGAGATCGTGTACCGCCATGTCCTCGAGCGCCTGGGAGTGCCCGCGCGCGAGGCGTGGATGGTGGGCGACAACATCGAGTGGGACGTGGCGGCGCCCCAACGGCTGGGGCTGCGCGGCGTCTGGGTCGACCGCGAGGGGATGGGGCTGGCGGCGGCCGGCGGCGTGCGCCCCCACCGCATCATTCGGGAGTTCCCGGAGCTGGCGGACCCGACCCACTCACCCTGA
- a CDS encoding pitrilysin family protein, protein MSVGDASRELSGLRELSRSRRVLALAAALTLLAPVAASAQSGGVTRTRLPNGLTVLVRENPAAPVVAYSLMVKMGTRTETPDIAGISNLLQQMLVRGTEKLDGEQIAEAADRMGGSIDAYGDADYSEITATALSRNWQQMLELIGDCALRPTLPDGTVQAVRDFLGRQIRNRGDKPFDVASDRMRAALFGSNPYAWDPLGRRESVEKLTRDALLAYYRRHYVPGQMVLAVSGDVKTAEVIPQVQRIFGALPAGTVASPAVPAPPAMAATREAAVVPGAQAQILMAALAPALTHPDHPPLKVLTALLGGGMASRFFSELRDQQALAYTTLAQYPARVDTSAFISILGTAPENVPKAAPALTEQLERIRTQQASAEEVAVARAYVLGSQAMDRRTNARQAWYLAFYEIAGVGYEFLDRYAADVKKVTPADVQRVAQKYLGVLRTVIVQPK, encoded by the coding sequence GTGAGCGTCGGAGACGCGAGCCGAGAGCTGAGTGGACTGCGAGAGCTGAGTAGATCCCGCCGCGTCCTCGCTCTCGCCGCCGCGCTGACCCTTCTCGCTCCCGTGGCCGCCTCCGCGCAGAGCGGCGGCGTCACGCGCACGCGCCTGCCCAACGGGCTTACGGTGCTGGTGCGCGAGAATCCGGCGGCGCCCGTCGTCGCCTACTCGCTGATGGTCAAGATGGGCACGCGCACCGAGACGCCCGACATCGCGGGCATCTCCAACCTTCTCCAGCAAATGCTGGTGCGCGGCACGGAAAAGCTGGACGGTGAGCAGATCGCCGAGGCCGCCGACCGGATGGGCGGCAGCATCGACGCCTACGGGGATGCCGACTACTCGGAGATCACCGCGACGGCGCTCTCGCGCAACTGGCAGCAGATGCTGGAGCTGATCGGCGACTGCGCCCTGCGCCCGACGCTGCCCGACGGCACCGTACAGGCGGTGCGCGACTTCCTCGGTCGCCAGATCCGCAACCGCGGTGACAAGCCCTTCGACGTCGCGTCGGACCGGATGCGCGCGGCGCTCTTCGGCTCCAACCCGTATGCCTGGGATCCTCTCGGCCGCCGCGAGAGCGTCGAGAAGCTCACCCGCGACGCGCTCCTCGCCTACTACCGCCGCCACTACGTGCCGGGACAGATGGTCCTGGCCGTGAGCGGCGACGTCAAAACCGCCGAGGTGATCCCGCAGGTCCAGCGGATCTTCGGCGCCCTGCCCGCCGGCACCGTCGCCAGCCCCGCCGTGCCCGCGCCGCCCGCGATGGCGGCCACGCGGGAGGCCGCCGTGGTCCCGGGCGCCCAGGCGCAGATTCTCATGGCGGCCCTCGCGCCGGCGCTCACGCATCCGGATCACCCGCCGCTCAAGGTCCTCACGGCTCTCCTGGGCGGCGGCATGGCCTCGCGCTTCTTCTCCGAGCTGCGCGACCAGCAGGCGCTGGCCTACACGACGCTGGCGCAGTATCCCGCGCGCGTGGACACGAGCGCCTTCATCAGCATCCTCGGGACAGCGCCCGAGAACGTCCCCAAGGCCGCGCCCGCGCTCACGGAGCAGCTCGAGCGCATCCGGACCCAGCAGGCCTCGGCGGAGGAAGTGGCCGTCGCCCGCGCCTACGTCCTCGGCAGCCAGGCGATGGACCGACGGACGAACGCGCGGCAGGCCTGGTACCTGGCCTTCTACGAGATCGCCGGCGTGGGATACGAGTTCCTCGACCGCTACGCCGCCGATGTCAAGAAGGTCACGCCCGCCGACGTCCAGCGCGTCGCGCAGAAGTACCTCGGCGTCCTGCGGACCGTCATCGTCCAGCCCAAGTAA
- a CDS encoding branched-chain amino acid ABC transporter permease: protein MSRGRLFAGAVLGVLVVAPFVPMGGVQQYVLHVVIQIFIWSFIGQAWSLMGRFGLVSLGHGAFLGVGAYTTTLLWNFYSLTPWIGALFAVAAAVALALVLGIPCFRFRVIGHYFALVTLAVGEVIRLLVIAERDWTGGSLGASLKTSGTASGLWTLQFADKRVFYYASLGMFLAGLWVWDRVDRSMARSALEAIGEDETAAASVGIHVTRFKLGITVVSAALTALGGVLYAQYISYVNPDTLSGIGVSLKIVFAVVLGGMYSLMGPLVGTALTTALSEGLRIAFGLKFLGMAETIYGLLLIISIIFLPSGIYGSIREAIRRRSVGVRS from the coding sequence ATGAGCCGCGGCCGCCTCTTTGCAGGCGCGGTGCTCGGGGTCTTGGTCGTCGCCCCCTTCGTCCCCATGGGCGGCGTGCAGCAGTACGTGCTCCACGTGGTCATCCAGATCTTCATCTGGTCCTTCATCGGCCAGGCCTGGTCCCTCATGGGCCGCTTCGGCCTGGTCTCCCTCGGCCACGGCGCGTTTCTCGGCGTGGGCGCGTACACGACCACGCTCCTCTGGAACTTCTACTCGCTCACGCCCTGGATCGGCGCCCTGTTCGCGGTCGCTGCGGCGGTCGCGCTCGCCCTGGTGCTCGGCATCCCGTGCTTCCGCTTCCGCGTCATCGGCCACTACTTCGCGCTGGTCACGCTCGCGGTGGGCGAGGTCATCCGCCTCCTCGTCATCGCCGAGCGCGACTGGACGGGCGGCTCGCTCGGCGCGAGCCTCAAGACCTCGGGCACCGCGTCCGGACTGTGGACGCTCCAGTTCGCCGACAAGCGCGTGTTCTACTACGCCTCGCTGGGCATGTTTCTGGCCGGCCTCTGGGTCTGGGACCGCGTGGACCGGAGCATGGCGCGCTCCGCGCTCGAGGCCATCGGCGAGGACGAGACGGCGGCGGCCTCGGTGGGCATCCACGTGACGCGCTTCAAGCTCGGCATCACGGTGGTCTCGGCCGCGCTCACCGCGCTGGGCGGGGTCCTCTATGCCCAGTACATCTCCTACGTCAACCCGGACACGCTCTCGGGTATCGGCGTGTCGCTGAAGATCGTGTTCGCCGTCGTGCTGGGCGGCATGTACTCGCTGATGGGCCCGCTGGTGGGAACCGCGCTGACAACGGCCCTGTCCGAGGGGCTGCGCATCGCCTTCGGGCTCAAGTTCCTGGGCATGGCTGAGACGATCTACGGGCTGCTGCTCATCATCTCCATCATCTTCCTGCCGTCGGGCATCTACGGCTCCATCCGCGAGGCCATCCGCCGGCGCTCGGTTGGGGTCAGGTCTTGA
- a CDS encoding pitrilysin family protein, which translates to MIGTWRRLGVVAALALFVSGCATGAQTAAPAAEPAAPVVQVLPNGLTLVIQDHRAADIVAVYLWVATGVRFEKPDGLGYAHFQEHMLFKGTDKFGPGYIDRTVEGQGGRSNAFTSFDYTSFQILVPSDGTRTALGLLDDMAFRSTFEPKEIDAERQVIFEEAGIETDTPKSAVVRQLYGLVFSGHPYGRPVLGTPETMNAANQAKLKDFNSQYYTPENMVLVVVGPVGAKAVRAMVDQIFGKRPKTGYAPPPVPPLAPIKGMVRKTVERPEQQAHLALGWQAPSLSNPDSFALDLVATILGGSESARLQKNLRDGERIVSGINMSNSSMQLSGIVYVQAQLEAGDVAKVEQRILDEIARLQKEGPTEEERQLAVTKAESEHAFAYETTDGVASAYGLVQLTGKLDDELRYVERLRGVTREQIRDAARRYLPVTDYARIAFVPGKTK; encoded by the coding sequence ATGATCGGCACGTGGCGGCGGCTCGGCGTGGTGGCGGCTCTCGCGCTCTTCGTGTCGGGATGCGCCACCGGGGCCCAAACGGCCGCGCCCGCCGCCGAACCCGCCGCGCCCGTCGTCCAGGTCCTGCCCAACGGGCTCACGCTCGTCATCCAGGACCATCGCGCCGCCGACATCGTCGCCGTCTATCTCTGGGTCGCGACGGGGGTCCGCTTCGAGAAGCCCGACGGCCTCGGCTACGCCCACTTTCAGGAGCACATGCTCTTCAAGGGCACGGACAAGTTCGGCCCGGGCTACATCGACCGGACCGTGGAGGGCCAGGGCGGGCGCAGCAACGCGTTCACGTCGTTCGATTACACGTCCTTCCAGATCCTGGTGCCGAGCGACGGCACCCGGACCGCCCTCGGGCTCCTCGACGACATGGCGTTCCGCTCGACCTTCGAACCGAAGGAGATCGACGCGGAACGCCAGGTCATCTTCGAGGAGGCGGGCATCGAAACGGACACCCCGAAGAGCGCCGTCGTCCGCCAGCTCTACGGCCTGGTCTTCTCCGGGCACCCCTACGGCCGCCCCGTGCTGGGCACGCCCGAGACGATGAACGCGGCGAACCAGGCGAAGCTCAAGGACTTCAACAGCCAGTACTACACGCCCGAGAACATGGTCCTCGTGGTCGTCGGGCCGGTCGGGGCCAAGGCCGTCCGCGCCATGGTCGACCAGATCTTCGGCAAGCGCCCCAAGACGGGCTACGCGCCGCCGCCTGTCCCGCCGCTCGCCCCGATCAAGGGCATGGTGCGGAAGACGGTGGAGCGGCCCGAGCAGCAGGCGCACCTGGCGCTCGGCTGGCAGGCGCCCAGCCTGTCCAATCCAGACAGCTTCGCCCTCGATCTGGTCGCGACCATCCTGGGGGGCAGCGAGAGCGCGCGCCTGCAGAAGAACCTCCGCGACGGCGAGCGGATCGTGTCCGGCATCAACATGAGCAACTCCTCGATGCAGCTCTCGGGCATCGTCTACGTGCAGGCGCAGCTCGAGGCGGGCGATGTCGCGAAGGTCGAGCAGCGCATCCTCGACGAGATCGCGCGGCTTCAGAAGGAGGGCCCGACCGAGGAGGAGCGCCAGCTCGCCGTCACCAAGGCCGAGTCCGAGCACGCCTTCGCCTACGAGACGACGGACGGCGTCGCCTCGGCCTACGGCCTGGTCCAGTTGACCGGCAAGCTCGACGACGAGCTGCGCTACGTCGAGCGGCTCCGCGGCGTCACGCGCGAGCAGATCAGGGACGCGGCGCGCAGGTACCTGCCGGTGACGGACTACGCACGCATCGCCTTCGTGCCGGGGAAAACGAAATGA
- a CDS encoding ParB/RepB/Spo0J family partition protein, which yields MTTWAVYPDGDPPKAVAALAEQVEKDGGHALAIYREPVGDHWQIFCLLPMVKVEPTPYQRDLSPTHVKRLQDVVKKIDRFVDPIVVMSPKPGLYWTPNGNHRRAVLEKLKAKMVPAILVPEHEVAFQILALNTEKAHNLKEKSLEVIRMYRGLVVDEPSSGEEDYAFQFESPHFITLGLLYEKNKRFAGGAFAPILRRVDKFLKGRFPKTLEEREERAELVRGADEALADVVAKIKKRGINHPYVKNFVLARTTPLTRERKTLPSFDQTFKKLVGNIEAFDVATVRYEDIQRSAIMGAPAAG from the coding sequence ATGACAACGTGGGCGGTGTATCCGGACGGTGATCCGCCGAAGGCGGTCGCGGCGCTGGCGGAGCAGGTGGAGAAGGACGGCGGGCACGCGCTCGCGATCTACCGCGAGCCCGTCGGCGACCACTGGCAGATCTTCTGCCTGCTGCCGATGGTGAAGGTCGAGCCGACGCCCTACCAGCGCGACCTCTCCCCCACCCACGTCAAGCGCCTCCAGGACGTGGTCAAGAAGATCGACCGCTTCGTCGACCCGATCGTCGTCATGTCGCCCAAGCCCGGCCTCTACTGGACGCCCAACGGCAACCACCGCCGCGCCGTCCTCGAGAAGCTCAAGGCGAAGATGGTGCCCGCCATCCTCGTGCCCGAGCACGAGGTCGCGTTCCAGATCCTCGCGCTCAACACCGAGAAGGCCCACAACCTCAAGGAGAAGTCGCTCGAGGTGATCCGCATGTACCGGGGCCTGGTGGTCGACGAGCCGTCGAGCGGCGAGGAAGACTACGCCTTCCAGTTCGAGTCGCCGCACTTCATCACGCTGGGGCTCCTCTACGAGAAGAACAAGCGCTTCGCGGGTGGCGCCTTCGCGCCGATCCTGCGCCGCGTGGACAAGTTCCTCAAGGGGCGCTTCCCGAAAACGCTCGAGGAGCGGGAGGAGCGCGCGGAGCTGGTCCGCGGGGCCGACGAGGCGCTGGCGGACGTGGTCGCCAAGATCAAGAAGCGCGGGATCAACCACCCGTACGTCAAGAACTTCGTCCTTGCGCGGACCACGCCGCTCACGCGCGAGCGCAAGACCCTGCCGTCCTTCGACCAGACCTTCAAGAAGCTCGTCGGCAACATCGAGGCCTTCGATGTCGCCACGGTCCGGTACGAGGACATCCAGCGCTCGGCGATCATGGGCGCCCCGGCGGCCGGCTGA
- a CDS encoding SMP-30/gluconolactonase/LRE family protein produces the protein MTIEIRDPRVTAVVGPKVEFEKIAGGCLFTEGPLWHPTGKYLLWSDMPGDHLRRWSAKDGVTTFRKPCNMSNGLTWDRQGRLLACEHASSQVSRTEPDGRITPVATHYDGRQLNSPNDIVCAADGSVYFSDPPYGRAEVYGVKRPQELPFQGVYRAGSDPTRPTLLVDDFDRPNGLCFSLDGRRLFINDTARKHIRVFDVKPDGGLTNGRVWAETTGEGPGAPDGMKIDSAGNVYCCGPGGIHVFTPEAACLGVIRVPERTANFAWGDDDYRSLYITASTSIYRIRVQVPGFPAL, from the coding sequence GTGACGATCGAGATCCGCGACCCGCGCGTCACGGCCGTCGTCGGCCCGAAGGTCGAGTTCGAGAAGATCGCCGGCGGCTGCCTCTTCACCGAGGGGCCGCTCTGGCATCCCACGGGCAAGTACCTGCTCTGGAGCGACATGCCGGGCGACCACCTCCGCCGCTGGTCGGCGAAGGACGGCGTGACGACCTTCCGCAAGCCGTGCAACATGTCCAACGGCCTCACGTGGGACAGGCAGGGCCGGCTCCTTGCCTGCGAGCACGCCTCGAGCCAGGTGTCGCGGACCGAGCCCGACGGCCGTATCACGCCCGTCGCGACGCACTACGACGGCAGGCAGCTCAACAGCCCCAACGACATCGTCTGCGCCGCCGACGGCTCCGTCTACTTCAGCGACCCGCCGTACGGGCGCGCGGAGGTCTACGGGGTCAAGCGCCCACAGGAGCTGCCGTTCCAGGGCGTCTACCGCGCCGGCAGCGATCCGACGCGCCCGACGCTCCTCGTGGACGATTTCGACCGGCCCAACGGTCTCTGCTTCTCGCTGGACGGCCGTCGGCTCTTTATCAACGACACCGCGCGGAAGCACATCCGCGTCTTCGACGTGAAGCCGGACGGCGGCCTGACCAATGGCCGCGTGTGGGCGGAGACGACGGGCGAGGGCCCCGGCGCCCCCGACGGCATGAAGATCGACTCGGCCGGCAACGTGTACTGCTGCGGCCCCGGCGGGATCCACGTCTTCACTCCCGAGGCAGCCTGCCTCGGCGTGATCCGCGTGCCCGAGCGCACGGCCAACTTCGCCTGGGGCGACGACGACTACAGGAGTCTCTACATCACCGCGTCCACGTCCATATACCGGATCCGGGTGCAAGTGCCGGGCTTCCCGGCCCTGTAG
- a CDS encoding 4a-hydroxytetrahydrobiopterin dehydratase, with protein MAAPTKLTDTEVAARLAALPGWTLAAGKLHKAFVFGDFVEAWGFMSAVALVAETMGHHPEWSNVWNRVTVDLTTHDAGGISALDFDLAARMDTLAGTRA; from the coding sequence ATGGCCGCCCCGACCAAGCTCACGGACACCGAAGTCGCCGCGCGCCTCGCGGCCCTGCCGGGCTGGACGCTCGCGGCGGGCAAGCTCCACAAGGCCTTCGTGTTCGGTGACTTCGTCGAGGCGTGGGGCTTCATGAGCGCCGTCGCTCTCGTGGCGGAGACGATGGGCCATCACCCCGAGTGGTCGAACGTCTGGAACCGCGTGACCGTGGATCTCACGACCCACGACGCGGGCGGCATCAGCGCGCTCGACTTCGACCTCGCGGCGCGGATGGACACACTGGCGGGCACGCGCGCGTGA